In Pseudomonas sp. MM213, a genomic segment contains:
- a CDS encoding GNAT family N-acetyltransferase, producing MTLSIEQSHNPTPEDREAILAPLRAYNVAQAGDGKAQPLALLVRDDQGEILGGLYGRFFYQWLFIELLSVPEQGRGQGIGSRLMQMAEDLAREKECVGIWLDTFDFQAPEFYKKLGFSELGQIVDYPPGHKRFFFQKRLINKAELSL from the coding sequence ATGACACTCAGCATCGAACAGTCGCACAACCCGACACCGGAAGATCGCGAGGCGATCCTTGCACCGTTGCGAGCCTACAACGTCGCCCAAGCGGGGGACGGCAAAGCGCAACCGCTGGCCCTGCTGGTACGCGATGACCAGGGCGAAATTCTCGGCGGGCTGTACGGCCGGTTTTTCTATCAATGGTTGTTTATCGAATTGCTGTCGGTGCCGGAACAGGGCCGGGGACAAGGCATCGGTTCCAGGCTGATGCAGATGGCCGAAGACCTGGCGCGGGAGAAGGAATGCGTGGGGATCTGGCTGGACACCTTCGACTTTCAGGCGCCGGAGTTCTACAAGAAGCTTGGGTTCAGCGAGTTGGGGCAGATCGTTGACTACCCGCCGGGGCACAAGCGCTTCTTTTTCCAGAAGCGCCTGATCAATAAAGCCGAACTCTCCCTGTAG